Proteins encoded within one genomic window of Setaria italica strain Yugu1 chromosome IV, Setaria_italica_v2.0, whole genome shotgun sequence:
- the LOC101766101 gene encoding uncharacterized protein LOC101766101 yields MDNFTSSCFTNVIDGYPGSLRRYWMMEEEDDDTHFLVDDDEAEAATYNHLVQAESSHTRRRFDAPRKVIQPRDLPSGHKRIKADYFAPNPVYNDKQFRRRFRMRWHLFKHIKEAVKHQDNYFKKKYDATSKEGLSALQKCVAAMRILAYGVPADAVHEYVRIGESTARKALHHFCRAVIDVFGEYYLQAPNAADVARLLQEGEDRGFLGMLGSIDCMHWEWRNCPTSWKGQFMGRGKHPSMILEAVASHDLWIWHAYFGMPGSNNDINVLHRSPVFSAYLRGHSTPVSFAVNGRTYNIGYYLADGIYPEWATFVNTIRYPIEQKTQHFATA; encoded by the exons ATGGACAACTTCACTTCGTCGTGTTTTACCAACGTCATAGACGGCTACCCAGGCTCCTTGCGAAGATACTGgatgatggaggaggaagacgatgatACTCATTTcttggttgatgatgatgaagcggAGGCCGCGACATACAACCACCTAGTGCAAGCAGAGAGCTCTCACACGCGCCGTCGATTTGATGCGCCACGAAAGGTCATTCAGCCAAGGGACCTTCCTTCTGGTCACAAGAGGATCAAAGCCGACTACTTTGCTCCAAACCCTGTTTACAATGATAAGCAGTTCCGTAGAAG GTTTCGGATGCGTTGGCATTTATTCAAGCACATTAAAGAGGCTGTTAAACATCAAGATAACTACTTCAAAAAGAAGTATGATGCCACTAGCAAGGAAGGACTATCAGCTCTTCAGAAGTGCGTCGCCGCTATGCGCATTCTCGCTTATGGTGTCCCAGCGGATGCCGTTCACGAGTATGTGCGTATTGGTGAGTCAACTGCTCGAAAAGCTTTGCATCATTTCTGTCGGGCTGTCATTGATGTTTTCGGCGAGTATTACCTACAGGCACCCAATGCTGCCGATGTAGCTAGGCTTCTTCAAGAGGGTGAGGATCGTGGGTTCCTAGGGATGCTAGGCAGCATTGACTGCATGCATTGGGAGTGGAGGAACTGCCCCACATCATGGAAGGGTCAGTTCATGGGCAGAGGGAAGCATCCCTCTATGATCTTAGAGGCGGTTGCATCGCATGATCTATGGATATGGCATGCTTACTTCGGCATGCCTGGAAGTAACAATGATATTAACGTGCTTCATAGATCCCCAGTATTCTCTGCTTACCTCAGGGGTCATTCAACCCCCGTGTCGTTTGCGGTCAATGGAAGGACCTATAACATAGGGTACTACCTTGCCGATGGGATTTACCCCGAGTGGGCAACCTTTGTTAATACTATTCGTTACCCCATAGAGCAAAAGACCCAACACTTTGCCACTGCATAG
- the LOC101766508 gene encoding uncharacterized protein LOC101766508 has product MWDRIVQQYNLRRGSYPERSLRSLQSHWDIIKAEVGKFSSFYADAIRENPSRMSDADKTTHATANFAGILKHNFAYMHCWEIMKDEPKWQDPKPRGFGKSTGGDGFGEDSSHEPDTSDLGDDNSSPTGSARRRPMGRDSAKAAKKKANSSAGSTSSSKYASRMQDLSLQKISILQEESMRKTDRFQQLACIDEKRFEEMRSHNQSLLDIEQEKIRIMCEKHDMDKQEKEKQEDERILGIDLNACTPAQRMYYEALQEEIFKKIAARRGKRWEKTGALNHGWERQPYLCFLDFISGN; this is encoded by the exons aTGTGGGATAGGATTGTTCAGCAGTACAATTTGAGGAGGGGATCCTACCCAGAAAGGAGTTTGAGGTCTTTACAGAGCCATTGGGACATAATCAAGGCTGAAGTGGGGAAGTTTTCATCCTTCTATGCTGATGCCATTCGAGAGAATCCTAGCAGGATGTCGGATGCCGATAAG ACCACTCATGCAACAGCTAATTTTGCTGGTATCCTCAAACACAACTTTGCGTACATGCATTGTTGGGAGATTATGAAGGATGAGCCCAAATGGCAAGATCCAAAGCCTAGAGGATTTGGAAAATCAACTGGAGGTGATGGTTTTGGAGAGGATAGTAGCCATGAACCTGACACCAGCGACCTTGGAGATGACAATTCTAGCCCTACTGGATCAGCTAGGAGGAGGCCTATGGGCAGGGATTCAGCTAAAGCAGCCAAGAAGAAAGCAAATTCCTCTGCGGGTTCAACATCATCTTCGAAGTATGCTTCGAGGATGCAAGATCTATCATTGCAAAAAATTTCTATCCTGCAAGAAGAATCCATGCGTAAAACTGATCGTTTCCAGCAGCTTGCATGCATAGATGAGAAGCGGTTTGAGGAAATGCGAAGCCACAATCAATCACTATTAGACATTGAGCAAGAGAAGATTCGGATCATGTGTGAGAAGCATGACATGGACAAGcaagagaaggagaagcaagagGATGAAAGGATCCTTGGGATTGATCTTAATGCCTGCACACCAGCTCAGCGAATGTATTACGAAGCTCTTCAGGAAGAAATTTTTAAGAAGATTGCAGCTAGGCGCGGGAAGAGATGGGAAAAGACAGGGGCCTTGAACCATGGATGGGAGAGGCAACCTTATTTATGTTTTCTTGATTTTATTTCAGGGAACTAA
- the LOC101760002 gene encoding keratin-3, type I cytoskeletal 51 kDa-like translates to MMSGKALLVAVLLVGVASRCSASRGLQGDHVAEQKYGGGGYGGGGGGYGGGGGGGGYGGGGGGGGGGGGGYGGGGGGYTPGYSGTGTCDYWKSHPDAIISCIGSLGSILGSFGDVCSAFFGSKLQTLQDALCNTRTDCYGDLLREGAAAYLNSIAAKKYAYSTQQVKDCIAVALTSEVAAAAQAAMFKKANFACHYL, encoded by the exons atGATGAGCGGCAAGGCTCTCCTTGTCGCCGTGCTCCTGGTGGGCGTCGCCTCTCGGTGCTCTGCCAGCAGGGGCCTGCAGGGAGATCACGTCGCTGAGCAGAAGT ACGGTGGCGGTGGgtacggaggaggcggcggcgggtacggcgggggaggcggtggcggtgggtacggtggcggcggcggcggcggcggtggcggtggcggtgggtacggaggcggcggtggcggctacACGCCCGGCTACTCCGGCACCGGAACCTGCGA CTACTGGAAGAGCCACCCGGACGCGATCATCTCGTGCATCGGGTCGCTGGGGAGCATCCTGGGCTCCTTCGGCGACGTGTGCAGCGCCTTCTTCGGGAGCAAGCTGCAGACGCTGCAGGACGCGCTGTGCAACACCCGCACCGACTGCTACGGCGACCTCCTCcgcgagggcgccgccgcctaccTCAACTCCATCGCCGCCAAGAAGTACGCCTACTCCACGCAGCAGGTCAAGGACTGCATCGCCGTCGCGCTCACCtccgaggtcgccgccgccgcgcaggccGCCATGTTCAAGAAGGCCAACTTCGCCTGCCACTACTTATGA
- the LOC101759317 gene encoding heat stress transcription factor C-2b: MTAGGGAAAPFVWKTYMMVEDPGTDGVIGWGRGNNSFIVADPFVFSQTLLPAHFKHNNFSSFVRQLNTYGFRKVDPDRWEFAHASFLRGQTHLLRNIVRRGSSAAGGGGGGKRKDAAALAGSAELSAEDMAMVATEVVRLKQEQRAIDDRVASMWRRVQETELRPKQMLAFLLKVVGDRDRLHRLVGDGHAPDGELAPGGGEPAAAEGGEKRARLLLDGDGVGSFGPDAIDFAGFYSSGGAFGGNVAVDAAAGSGGGGCSFAFGVDTGY, translated from the exons atgacggcgggcggcggcgcggcggcgccgttcgTGTGGAAGACGTACATGATGGTGGAGGACCCCGGGACGGACGGGGTCATCGGATGGGGACGGGGGAACAACAGCTTCATCGTCGCCGACCCCTTCGTCTTCTCGCAGACGCTGCTCCCCGCGCACTTCAAGCACAACAACTTCTCCAGCTTCGTGCGCCAGCTCAACACCTAT GGCTTCCGCAAGGTTGATCCGGACCGGTGGGAGTTCGCGCACGCGTCGTTCCTGCGCGGCCAGACCCACCTCCTGCGCAACATCGTCCGCCGCGGCAGCAGcgccgcgggaggcggcggcggcggcaagaggaaggacgccgccgcgctcgccggctCCGCCGAGCTCTCCGCGGAAgacatggccatggtggcgacGGAGGTGGTGCGCCTCAAGCAGGAGCAGCGCGCCATCGACGACCGGGTGGCCTCCATGTGGCGCCGCGTGCAGGAGACCGAGCTCCGGCCCAAGCAGATGCTCGCCTTCCTCCTCAAGGTCGTCGGCGACCGCGACAGGCTGCAccgcctcgtcggcgacggccACGCGCCGGACGGCGAGctcgcgcccggcggcggcgagccggccgccgcggagggCGGCGAGAAGCGGGCCAGGCTGCTGCTCGACGGGGACGGCGTGGGCTCGTTCGGCCCCGACGCCATCGACTTCGCCGGGTTctacagcagcggcggcgcgttcGGCGGCAACGTGGCCGTGGATgcggccgccggatccggcggcggcggctgctcgtTCGCGTTCGGCGTCGACACAGGGTACTGA